The following coding sequences are from one Gossypium hirsutum isolate 1008001.06 chromosome A12, Gossypium_hirsutum_v2.1, whole genome shotgun sequence window:
- the LOC107943355 gene encoding proline--tRNA ligase, chloroplastic/mitochondrial yields MVSSLRLPALTSLFSPSFTRRSTVSLRRRLHLRPPLAAGFSAQSAASSPTETEDRVDSKKSGRVQDRGSTDRVITPRSQDFNAWYLDVIANAELADYGPVRGTMVIRPYGYAMWEAIQDYLNVKFKETGHSNMYFPQFIPYSFIEKEASHVEGFSPELALVTIGGGKELEEKLVVRPTSETIVNHMFTQWIHSYRDLPLMINQWANVTRWEMRTKPFVRTLEFLWQEGHTAHATLEEAEKEALQMIDVYTKFAYEQAAIPVIAGRKSKVETFAGADKTYTIEAMMGDRKALQAGTSHNLGQNFSRAFGTQFTDENGLRQHVWQTSWAISTRFVGGIIMTHGDDAGLMLPPRIAPVQVVIVPIWKKVDEKTGVLDAASSVAETLKNAGLKVKLDDTDQRTPGWKFNFWEMKGVPLRIEIGPRDVSSGSVVISRRDIPGKQGKVFGISMEPSILEAYVKDRLDEIQSSLLQRAISFRDSNIVDVSSYEELKEAISLGKWARGPWSASDADELRIKEETGATIRCFPFEQPQGTKTCLMTGKHADEVAIFAKSY; encoded by the exons ATGGTGTCGTCTCTAAGACTACCGGCGCTCACCTCCCTCTTCTCTCCTTCCTTTACCCGCCGCTCCACGGTGTCTCTTCGGCGGCGTCTCCATCTCCGTCCGCCTCTGGCTGCTGGGTTCTCCGCCCAAAGCGCTGCGTCGAGTCCAACGGAAACCGAGGACCGAGTTGACAGTAAGAAGAGCGGCCGAGTCCAAGACCGGGGGAGTACTGACCGAGTCATCACGCCTCGGTCTCAGGACTTCAATGCTTGGTATCTTGATGTTATTGCTAATGCTGAGCTAGCTGATTATGGTCCCGTTCGTGGTACCATGGTTATTCGCCCCTATGGTTACGCTATGTGGGAAGCAATTCAG GATTATTTGAATGTTAAATTCAAGGAGACTGGGCACAGTAACATGTACTTTCCAcag TTTATTCCATACTCATTTATAGAGAAAGAAGCtagccatgttgagggttttagTCCTGAATTAGCTCTTGTTACGATTGGAGGAGGAAAGGAACTTGAAGAGAAACTTGTG GTTCGACCTACCAGTGAAACTATAGTAAATCATATGTTTACCCAGTGGATTCACAGTTATCGTGATCTCCCTCTAATGATCAATCAG TGGGCAAATGTCACAAGATGGGAGATGCGGACGAAACCATTTGTAAGGACCCTTGAATTTCTTTGGCAGGAAGGTCACACAGCTCATGCCACACTGGAAGAGGCAGAAAAAGAG GCACTGCAAATGATTGATGTCTATACAAAGTTTGCTTATGAGCAAGCTGCAATACCTGTAATTGCAGGTAGAAAATCTAAAGTGGAAACATTTGCTGGTGCTGACAAAACCTATACAATAGAGGCTATGATGGGTGATCGCAAGGCCTTGCAAGCTGGAACCAGCCACAATCTTGGGCAAAACTTCTCCCGTGCTTTTGGGACACAG TTCACCGATGAAAATGGACTAAGGCAACATGTGTGGCAAACATCTTGGGCAATCAGCACAAGGTTTGTTGGTGGTATTATAATGACCCATGGAGATGATGCTGGCCTGATGCTTCCTCCGAGGATTGCACCAGTACAG GTGGTAATTGTACCTATTTGGAAGAAGGTTGATGAGAAAACAGGAGTTCTAGATGCTGCATCTTCTGTTGCAGAAACTCTGAAAAATGCTGGACTTAAGGTTAAACTTGATGACACAGATCAGAGGACACCAGGATGGAAGTTCAATTTCTGGGAGATGAAG GGAGTGCCTCTGAGGATTGAAATTGGTCCCCGTGATGTTTCGAGTGGGAGTGTGGTCATATCTAGAAGAGATATTCCTGGGAAGCAAGGGAAAGTTTTTGGAATATCAATGGAACCTTCAATATTGGAAGCTTATGTCAAAGACAGATTGGATGAGATCCAATCATCTCTTCTTCAGAGGGCAATATCTTTCCGGGACAG TAACATAGTGGATGTGAGCTCTTATGAAGAACTCAAAGAAGCAATATCTTTGGGCAAATGGGCTAGGGGTCCTTGGTCTGCTAG CGATGCAGATGAGTTACGGATAAAAGAAGAAACAGGGGCAACGATTCGCTGTTTCCCCTTCGAACAGCCTCAGGGGACCAAAACATGCTTGATGACAGGCAAGCATGCTGACGAAGTTGCCATTTTTGCAAAATCTTATTAA
- the LOC121211200 gene encoding protein SRC2 homolog: MAYPHEIEVTLTTTTNLKNVNWRYGPIRPYVVVWVDRNYKFSTKVDEEGDTSPTWNETLVLPLSAPIDDDTTLFIDVVHAGSEEDTKPLIGSAKLKLREVLDDAGFGERHKKTLQLKRPSGRPQGKVDVKVLIRESRYHEPDPYRATLYQVPTPPAAPPAYGYPYGQTPRNPYYASPPTGYPYSGYNYNVPPPYGQAPLSMGNGGYTY, from the coding sequence ATGGCCTATCCGCATGAAATAGAAGTAACCCTCACCACCACCACGAACCTCAAAAACGTGAACTGGCGCTACGGTCCGATCAGGCCCTACGTCGTCGTTTGGGTTGACCGAAATTACAAATTTTCCACTAAAGTCGACGAGGAAGGTGACACCAGTCCCACCTGGAACGAAACTCTCGTCCTCCCTCTCTCTGCTCCCATCGACGACGATACAACCCTCTTCATCGACGTCGTACACGCCGGCTCCGAGGAAGACACCAAGCCTCTCATCGGCTCAGCTAAGCTCAAGCTCCGTGAAGTTCTCGATGACGCCGGCTTCGGTGAACGCCACAAGAAAACACTCCAGCTGAAACGTCCCTCCGGGAGGCCGCAAGGCAAAGTTGACGTCAAGGTTTTGATCAGAGAGTCACGGTATCACGAGCCTGATCCGTACCGTGCAACTCTCTACCAGGTCCCAACACCACCGGCAGCTCCGCCAGCTTATGGTTACCCGTACGGTCAAACGCCACGAAATCCTTATTATGCATCTCCACCAACTGGCTACCCCTACAGTGGTTACAATTACAACGTCCCGCCGCCGTACGGTCAGGCTCCATTGAGCATGGGAAATGGAGGGTATACTTATTAG